From Helicoverpa armigera isolate CAAS_96S chromosome 26, ASM3070526v1, whole genome shotgun sequence, one genomic window encodes:
- the LOC110372405 gene encoding uncharacterized protein LOC110372405, translating into MLSEEETNKICDKLRIARNIAQRIYKTPAVSSKEPEELSKLVSLYTGVKETIINDILTKNNKKSSKPFSYWCKHNHMKNDNLTPRLSFLKMRRIIFNQYVNRLKVPTKRSIIEEVRNLNSQLYQEGYQCLDEDLVNLGFMWKRLPKVNRYILLENTEQFYNRMKYLQQMKEYRAANRVIVHLERTLSYFFDSDRILVASPQVGMIDIYLPPKGLRMEHWLLNKLHLIPPKSVIVIETSNRAAMDIEQLNHCKLPNAHSHKDEMIQWLQANDIPCDATMHRQQLFSLVQKYKVHCKPKYRFCEFLKTAGHDVVLRPPELAETKYFSDTLNDFYVQNYLQPSQSTLVAHMNLNEDFWLDADRKMAVIENNIYNEDQKLELVIEKLMENLGSGSVDNKDLEECEEDAFDSDYYGNFVYDASQGVQTYEVEATSVIEESVKPGPSTAP; encoded by the coding sequence ATGTTATCCGAGGaagaaactaataaaatatgtgataaaCTCCGGATTGCCCGAAATATTGCACAAAGGATTTATAAAACTCCTGCTGTTTCTTCCAAAGAGCCTGAGGAATTATCCAAGCTAGTTAGCTTATACACTGGAGTTAAGGAGACAATTATTAATGACatactgacaaaaaataataagaaatcaAGCAAACCATTTTCCTATTGGTGCAAGCATAATCATATGAAGAATGATAACTTGACACCTCGTCTATCGTTCCTGAAAATGAGGAGGATAATATTTAACCAATACGTGAACAGACTAAAGGTCCCCACAAAAAGATCAATAATTGAAGAAGTAAGAAATCTTAACTCTCAGCTGTACCAGGAAGGATATCAATGCCTTGATGAAGACTTGGTCAATTTAGGCTTCATGTGGAAGCGGCTACCTAAAGTCAATAGATATATACTCCTTGAAAATACCGAACAGTTTTACAACAGAATGAAATACTTGCAGCAGATGAAAGAATACAGAGCTGCAAATAGAGTGATAGTGCATTTGGAGCGGACTCTTTCATACTTCTTTGATTCAGACAGGATTCTGGTAGCATCTCCGCAGGTGGGTATGATCGATATATACTTGCCTCCAAAAGGGCTACGTATGGAACATTGGCTGCTAAATAAACTTCATCTAATACCACCGAAATCGGTTATTGTAATAGAAACATCGAATAGAGCAGCAATGGATATAGAACAGTTAAACCACTGCAAGTTACCTAATGCGCATAGTCATAAAGATGAAATGATCCAGTGGTTACAAGCTAACGATATTCCTTGCGATGCTACAATGCACCGACAACAATTATTCTCTTTAGTTCAAAAATACAAAGTGCATTGCAAACCCAAGTACAGATTCTGTGAATTCTTGAAAACGGCTGGACACGATGTGGTTCTTCGACCTCCTGAATTAGCTGAGACAAAATACTTCAGTGATACCCTGAACGATTTCTATGTTCAGAACTATTTACAACCCTCCCAGTCAACTTTGGTGGCTCATATGAATTTGAATGAAGACTTTTGGTTAGATGCAGACCGAAAAATGGCGGTAATTgagaataatatttacaatgaagACCAGAAATTGGAATTGGTTATAGAGAAGCTTATGGAAAATTTGGGAAGTGGTTCTGTAGATAATAAAGATTTAGAAGAATGTGAAGAAGATGCTTTCGACAGTGAttattatggtaatttcgtgtaTGATGCGTCCCAGGGTGTACAAACATATGAAGTGGAAGCCACTTCAGTAATTGAAGAGTCTGTTAAACCGGGACCTTCAACTGCTCCGTGA